Proteins co-encoded in one Xiphophorus couchianus chromosome 16, X_couchianus-1.0, whole genome shotgun sequence genomic window:
- the crebbpb gene encoding CREB binding protein b isoform X4, protein MADNLLDAGPPTAKRPKINSPISGSDGPDLVSLLDLENDLPDELILNGELGNGPSANCGPSGMPPGLNSAIPDAASKHKQLSELLRPGSSSILGGALNSGSPQQGGMVPSQLGAVLGKGPLGQGSPNHQSPQGQKGVSTGQGNGVLGFNQTMLNSGQGHGVMGQVGQVMNGAMGPAGRGRPGPGMQYQGQAMQGTQGGAGPGVGGSVLAETLTQGGPQMCAPHTMNAQQAGNMNKMVMSGAPFGQQYGQAGVQQMGTAGVNAQQLQNKTALSNNLPPFPADLKGAGNVPNMAQMQQQVTSMGMVPGAGGVSGGPTADPEKRKLIQQQLVLLLHAHKCQRREQANGEVRACTLPHCRTMKNVLNHMTHCQAGKSCQVAHCASSRQIISHWKNCTRHDCPVCLPLKNASDKRNQQPMLNSPGASLQNAISTVGPGLPSATAINSAPTHIDPSSMQRAYAALGLPYGNHSPAQVQGQGPAQQNPQAHQQLRNMNSLGTNQMNQIGGLGSHSSDQTGLLSDSSLPSSLNNRQLLPDGSEVEGMGNLPAATPLSASGVRKAWHEHVTQGLRSHLVHKLVQAIFPTPDPAALKDRRMENLVAYARKVEGDMYESANSRDEYYHFLAEKIYKIQKELEEKRRSRLQKQPIMVGAPGPQQPGMAQPNSMGPAQAVRPPNGPATMPNMPNQMMNRMQVDQGINQFNPMAMQNAQMPQAPMGARAPSPMSHPQQMNMNSVMGMSPSRMPPNQGMMGNHANSMTQPATQGQYLQQGQYPGAAGGAMNVNIGMGQTMPQAAVAQQQQTSNLPLNALGSQLPSGPTTQPTRGTPPPPSISQQQQQQQHAPTQAQVPQQPSTPGSAVGHPSTPTHIPSSLPRPPAAMSTPPDSSQPLTPLQPPSEPPSQMQQPTSVQPQHPSTPLSQAAAGIDNRVPTPGSVAELSSLQALPDITSSEVKSEVKEEEEEEDSKSGKKQNDQDDETKPSLVKKEETDAAEPKQEPMETDEKKPEVKVEPKEEEDGASTSTSATSTAQNRKKIFKPEELRQALMPTLEALYRQDPESLPFRQPVDPMVLGIPDYFDIVKNPIDLSTIKRKLDTGQYQEPWQYVDDIWLMFNNAWLYNRKTSRVYKYCTKLAEVFEAEIDPVMQVLGYCCGRKYEFSPQTLCCYGKQLCTISRDSTYYSYQNSSPKYGLIADRYHYCEKCFNEIQGNSVNLGDDPAQPQTKISKDQFEKKKNDTLDPEPFVECKDCGRKMHQICVLHYDVIWPSGFVCDNCLRKSGKTRKENKFSAKRLQTTRLGTYIEDRVNKYLKRQNHPEAGEVFVRVVASSDKTVDIKPGMKSRFVDSGEMMANFPYRTKALFAFEEIDGVDVCFFGMHVQEYGSDCPFPNTRRVYISYLDSVHFFKPRVLRTAVYHEILIGYLEYVRKLGYVMGHIWACPPSEGDDYIFHCHPPDQKIPKPKRLQEWYRKMLDKAFAERIIHDYKDIFKQATEDRLTSANELPYFEGDFWPNVLEESIKELEQEEEERKKEENTASSETTEGVQADSKNAKKKNNKKTNKNKSSVSRSNKKKPGMPNVANDLSQKLYATMEKHKEVFFVIHLHSGPVINTLPPIMDPDPLLTCDLMDGRDAFLTLARDKHWEFSSLRRCKWSSMCMLVELHNQGQDRFVYTCNECKHHVETRWHCTVCEDYDLCINCYNTKGHEHQMVKWGLGIDDDSNSQSGEASKSPQESRRLSIQRCIQSLVHACQCRNANCSLASCQKMKRVVQHTKGCKRKTNGGCPVCKQLIALCCYHAKHCQENKCPVPFCLNIKQKLRQQQLQHRLQQAQMMRRRMATMAGRGMPMPSPPTSAAPETPTSVQQPNTPQTPQPMPNHPQQQQPPPNPGNMGQGFPSNGRSSQPSTPVPQGKPGPQSSPLHQQLSPMPNMPHQQQAPPPQQPQQQQQQLLAAMKVAQQIEMAAKAKQQQQQGYAMNGMPMNQSRMMNPIQNQMQMMPGPRGPQVMQTVSQGQWGVGMQNAQGHQPLVPPQQGPMASQQAQGTPMSQQSPLMQRPMMPQQSGPQMPGVMPPQGPPQQGMTPQQQPNMPRVMPGNITPSAVQELLHTLKSPSSPQQQQQVLTILKSNPHLMAAFIKQRAAKYQASQAVPQQQQQQQQQQVQQQQQVQQQNPQVLLGSQPGMQAMAAMNQMQRTGMAPQQQPPQLVGPQGMPPMGPQGQLMNTAQNGSPQYHRQLLRMQQMQQQGAMPQGHSQFPTQQQGPPGFSQLRAHQQMAMQGGSGPMGSVPPMSQMGQPGMGMEGIPNHLKQRMLQHQMMKQQMGSPGQANPMSPQPHLLQGQGQTAAHLSGQTMANTLGNQVRSPAPVQSPRPPSQQAPHSGSSPRIQPQPSPQHGALHSSSPHPSLGPMSGSMDQGHMGTPEQSAMLPQLNTPNRGGLSNDMNMVGDTTGDTLERFVEGL, encoded by the exons ATGGTGATGTCAGGAGCTCCGTTCGGCCAGCAGTATGGTCAGGCCGGGGTGCAGCAGATGGGGACAGCAGGGGTCAATGCCCAACAACTCCAGAACAAGACGGCCCTTTCTAACAACCTGCCCCCATTCCCTGCTGACTTAAAGGGAGCTGGGAATGTGCCAAACATG GCCCAGATGCAGCAGCAGGTAACATCGATGGGTATGGTCCCGGGGGCTGGCGGCGTATCTGGAGGGCCGACTGCCGACCCCGAGAAACGAAAACtcattcagcagcagctggtccTGCTGCTCCACGCACACAAGTGCCAACGGCGGGAACAGGCCAATGGAGAAGTGAGGGCCTGTACTCTGCCTCACTGCCGCACCATGAAGAACGTACTCAACCACATGACTCACTGCCAAGCTGGCAAGTCTTGCCAGG tGGCTCACTGTGCATCATCCAGGCAGATCATCTCTCACTGGAAGAACTGTACACGACACGACTGCCCCGTCTGCTTGCCTTTAAAGAATGCAAGTGACAAGAGAAATCAGCAGC CCATGTTGAACTCTCCCGGAGCCAGCCTGCAGAATGCCATCAGTACAGTCGGACCCGGCCTGCCGAGCGCCACAGCCATCAACAGCGCTCCCACACACATTGACCCCAGCTCTATGCAGAGGGCTTACGCAGCTCTGGGCCTCCCATATGGGAACCATTCCCCTGCTCAGGTCCAGGGTCAGGGTCCGGCTCAGCAGAACCCCCAGGCACACCAGCAGCTACGAAATATGAACTCACTCG GCACTAATCAGATGAACCAGATAGGAGGCCTGGGTAGCCATTCCTCCGACCAGACGGGCTTGCTCTCCGACTCCTCGCTCCCCTCTTCGCTCAACAA CAGGCAGCTACTGCCAGATGGATCAGAGGTAGAAGGTATGGGAAACCTCCCCGCTGCCACCCCTCTCTCTGCTTCAGGGGTAAGAAAGGCCTGGCATGAACACGTGACTCAGGGCCTGCGCTCTCATCTGGTGCACAAACT AGTACAAGCCATATTCCCGACCCCAGACCCTGCAGCTCTGAAGGACAGGCGAATGGAGAACTTGGTGGCTTACGCACGCAAAGTTGAGGGAGACATGTATGAGTCAGCAAACAGCAGG GATGAGTACTACCACTTCCTGGCAGAAAAAATTTACAAGATCCAGaaagagctggaggagaagagACGCTCGCGTCTGCAGAAACAGCCCATCATGGTGGGCGCTCCCGGACCCCAGCAGCCTGGTATGGCTCAGCCCAACAGCATGGGCCCTGCACAGGCCGTTCGACCTCCAA ATGGACCTGCAACAATGCCCAACATGCCAAATCAGATGATGAACCGTATGCAGGTGGATCAAG GAATCAATCAGTTTAACCCAATGGCGATGCAGAATGCACAGATGCCTCAGGCACCCATGGGAGCGAGGGCTCCTTCCCCAATGAGCCATCCGCAGCAGATGAACATGAATTCTGTG ATGGGCATGTCTCCATCCAGGATGCCCCCGAACCAAGGCATGATGGGTAATCATGCTAATAGCATGACTCAACCAGCCACCCAAGGCCAGTACCTGCAGCAGGGTCAGTATCCTGGTGCTGCAGGTGGAGCCATGAATGTGAATATAGGCATGGGTCAGACTATGCCACAGGCTGCCGTTGCACAG caacaacAAACCTCTAACCTCCCTCTGAATGCACTGGGCTCCCAGTTGCCCTCTGGACCCACCACCCAACCCACCCGGGGCACCCCCCCTCCACCCAGcatcagccagcagcagcagcagcagcagcatgctCCCACACAGGCCCAGGTGCCGCAGCAGCCCTCCACTCCTGGCTCTGCAGTAGGACACCCCTCTACCCCAACCCACATTCCAAGTAGCCTTCCTCGCCCCCCTGCAGCTATGAGCACTCCCCCTGACTCCTCCCAGCCTCTGACACCCCTGCAGCCTCCCTCTGAGCCCCCCAGCCAGATGCAGCAGCCCACCTCTGTGCAGCCTCAGCACCCTAGTACACCG TTGTCCCAGGCTGCTGCCGGTATTGATAACAGAGTACCCACTCCTGGCTCTGTGGCTGAACTGAGCTCCCTGCAGGCCCTGCCTGACATAACCAGCTCTGAGGTCAAATCCGAAGtcaaagaggaagaagaggaggaggacagcaagtctggaaaaaagcaaaatgat CAGGACGATGAAACCAAACCCTCCCTGGTGAAGAAGGAGGAAACGGATGCAGCAGAACCAAAGCAGGAACCCATGGAGACGGACGAGAAGAAGCCAGAGGTGAAGGTGGAACCCAAAGAAGAGGAGGACGGTGCGTCCACCAGCACATCAGCCACTTCCACTGCTCAGAACCGCAAGAAAA TTTTCAAGCCAGAGGAACTGAGACAAGCACTGATGCCCACTCTTGAGGCCCTCTACAGACAAGACCCCGAGTCCCTACCCTTCAGGCAACCTGTAGACCCCATGGTGCTCGGCATTCCT GACTACTTTGACATAGTGAAGAACCCCATCGACTTATCCACCATCAAACGCAAGCTGGACACGGGTCAGTACCAGGAGCCGTGGCAGTATGTGGACGACATCTGGCTCATGTTCAACAACGCCTGGCTGTATAACCGCAAAACGTCACGCGTCTACAAGTACTGCACCAAGCTGGCCGAGGTGTTCGAAGCAGAGATTGATCCCGTCATGCAGGTTCTGGGCTACTGCTGTGGCAGGAAG TACGAGTTTTCACCTCAGACGCTTTGTTGCTACGGCAAACAGTTGTGTACCATCTCCAGAGACAGCACCTACTACAGCTACCAGAACAG TTCACCCAAATATGGCCTTATTGCCGACAGGTATCACTATTGTGAGAAGTGCTTCAATGAGATCCAGGGCAACAGTGTGAACCTGGGGGACGACCCGGCACAACCGCAGAC GAAAATATCTAAAGATcagtttgaaaagaagaaaaatgatacgTTGGACCCTGAACC gTTTGTTGAATGTAAAgactgtggaagaaaaatgcaTCAGATCTGTGTGCTGCACTATGATGTCATTTGGCCCTCTGG CTTCGTGTGTGACAATTGCCTGAGAAAATCGGGAAAAACAAGGAAGGAGAACAAGTTCTCAGCAAAAA GGTTGCAGACTACAAGGTTGGGGACGTACATTGAAGACAGAGTAAACAAGTACTTAAAAAGGCAGAACCACCCAGAAGCTGGTGAAGTGTTTGTGCGAGTTGTTGCCAGCTCTGATAAAACTGTGGATATTAAGCCTGGCATGAAGTCTAG GTTTGTAGACTCAGGTGAGATGATGGCGAACTTCCCTTACAGAACCAAAGCACTTTTTGCATTCGAGGAAATCGACGGCGTGGACGTTTGTTTCTTCGGCATGCATGTACAGGAGTATGGCTCAGATTGCCCTTTTCCAAACACAAG ACGGGTTTACATATCATACCTCGACAGTGTTCACTTCTTCAAGCCACGTGTGCTAAGGACTGCAGTGTACCACGAGATCTTGATAGGCTACCTGGAGTATGTGAGGAAACTTGG GTATGTAATGGGTCACATTTGGGCCTGCCCACCAAGTGAAGGAGATGATTATATTTTCCACTGCCACCCTCCGGACCAGAAGATCCCTAAACCCAAAAGGCTGCAGGAGTGGTACAGGAAGATGCTTGACAAGGCGTTTGCAGAGAGGATCATTCATGATTACAag gACATTTTCAAGCAGGCAACAGAAGACAGGTTGACCAGTGCCAACGAGCTGCCATACTTTGAGGGCGACTTTTGGCCTAATGTGCTGGAGGAGAGCATCAAGGagctggagcaggaggaggaggagagaaagaaggaggAGAACACTGCCTCCTCGGAGACAACAGAG GGAGTCCAGGCTGACAGCAAGAATGccaaaaagaagaataataagAAAACCAACAAGAACAAGAGCAGCGTCAGCCGATCCAATAAGAAGAAGCCTGGCATGCCAAATGTAGCCAATGATCTGTCTCAAAAACTCTACGCCACCATGGAGAAACACAAGGAG gtgTTTTTTGTAATTCACCTCCATTCGGGGCCTGTCATCAACACCCTCCCACCTATCATGGACCCCGACCCTCTGCTGACCTGTGACCTCATGGATGGACGTGACGCCTTCCTGACTTTGGCCAGGGACAAGCACTGGGAGTTCAGCTCGCTCAGAAGATGCAAGTGGAGCTCCATGTGCATGCTGGTGGAGCTGCACAACCAGGGCCAGGACCGCTTTGTCTACACATGCAACGAATGCAAGCATCATGTGGAGACTCGCTGGCACTGCACTGTTTGTGAG GACTATGACCTGTGCATTAACTGCTACAACACTAAGGGCCACGAGCACCAGATGGTGAAGTGGGGCCTGGGTATCGATGATGACAGCAACAGTCAGAGCGGCGAGGCCTCAAAGAGTCCTCAGGAGAGTCGGCGCCTCAGCATCCAGCGCTGCATCCAGTCTCTGGTCCACGCCTGTCAGTGCAGGAACGCCAACTGCTCCCTCGCGTCCTGCCAGAAGATGAAGCGGGTGGTTCAGCACACTAAGGGCTGCAAGCGCAAGACCAATGGTGGATGCCCGGTGTGCAAGCAGCTGATTGCTTTATGCTGTTACCACGCCAAGCACTGTCAGGAGAACAAGTGTCCGGTTCCGTTCTGCCTCAATATCAAGCAGAAGCTTCGTCAGCAGCAGTTGCAGCACAGGCTGCAGCAGGCCCAGATGATGCGCCGTAGAATGGCCACCATGGCTGGAAGAGGTATGCCGATGCCATCTCCACCTACCTCAGCTGCTCCAGAAACCCCCACGTCTGTGCAGCAACCTAACACGCCCCAGACTCCACAACCCATGCCTAACCACCCTCAGCAACAGCAACCACCACCAAACCCCGGCAACATGGGCCAAGGGTTCCCCAGCAACGGTCGCAGCAGTCAGCCCTCCACGCCTGTGCCGCAAGGTAAACCTGGCCCACAGTCATCGCCGCTGCATCAGCAGCTGTCCCCTATGCCTAACATGCCGCATCAGCAGCaggctcctcctcctcagcagccgcagcaacagcagcagcagctgctggcaGCAATGAAAGTGGCACAACAGATCGAGATGGCGGCAAAggcaaagcagcagcagcagcagggttACGCCATGAACGGGATGCCCATGAACCAGTCACGCATGATGAACCCCATTCAGAACCAAATGCAGATGATGCCGGGTCCCCGGGGTCCCCAGGTGATGCAGACTGTGTCGCAGGGTCAGTGGGGTGTGGGAATGCAGAATGCCCAAGGCCATCAGCCACTGGTCCCTCCTCAGCAAGGCCCCATGGCCTCCCAGCAGGCTCAGGGAACCCCCATGTCTCAGCAGTCCCCACTCATGCAGAGGCCCATGATGCCACAGCAGTCGGGTCCCCAAATGCCTGGGGTCATGCCTCCTCAGGGGCCCCCCCAACAGGGAATGACACCGCAGCAGCAGCCAAACATGCCCCGGGTAATGCCTGGAAATATTACGCCAAGTGCCGTGCAGGAACTACTGCACACCCTCAAGTCTCCGAGCTCcccacagcaacagcagcaggtgCTGACCATCCTTAAGTCCAATCCCCACCTCATGGCGGCTTTCATCAAACAGAGAGCGGCCAAGTACCAGGCCAGCCAGGCGgtgccgcagcagcagcagcaacagcagcagcaacaagtccagcagcagcaacaggtcCAGCAGCAGAACCCTCAGGTCCTGCTGGGCTCCCAGCCTGGGATGCAGGCCATGGCAGCTATGAACCAAATGCAGAGGACCGGGATGGCTCCGCAGCAGCAGCCTCCTCAGCTGGTGGGCCCTCAGGGTATGCCCCCCATGGGTCCTCAAGGCCAGCTGATGAATACGGCTCAAAACGGAAGCCCTCAGTACCACAGACAGCTGCTCCGAATGCAGCAGATGCAGCAGCAGGGGGCCATGCCTCAGGGTCACAGCCAGTTCCCCACCCAGCAGCAGGGGCCCCCAGGCTTCTCCCAGCTCCGCGCGCATCAGCAGATGGCTATGCAAGGGGGCTCCGGTCCAATGGGGTCGGTTCCTCCCATGTCGCAGATGGGCCAGCCCGGCATGGGTATGGAAGGGATCCCGAACCACCTCAAGCAGCGCATGCTTCAGCATCAGATGATGAAGCAGCAGATGGGTTCTCCTGGGCAGGCCAACCCGATGAGTCCTCAACCTCATCTGCTGCAGGGCCAAGGCCAGACCGCAGCTCATCTATCTGGTCAGACCATGGCCAACACCCTGGGAAACCAGGTCCGCTCCCCGGCTCCGGTGCAGTCGCCCCGGCCGCCTTCCCAACAAGCCCCCCATTCCGGTTCCTCCCCACGGATACAACCCCAGCCTTCGCCGCAGCACGGGGCTCTCCACTCCAGCTCCCCTCACCCAAGCCTCGGCCCCATGTCAGGCTCTATGGACCAGGGACACATGGGAACGCCTGAGCAAAGCGCAATGCTCCCACAGCTGAACACACCAAACCGAGGAGGGCTGAGCAACGACATGAACATGGTGGGCGACACAACAGGAGACACGCTAGAGAGGTTTGTTGAAGGATTGTAG